The following proteins are encoded in a genomic region of Danio rerio strain Tuebingen ecotype United States chromosome 16, GRCz12tu, whole genome shotgun sequence:
- the gpatch4 gene encoding G patch domain-containing protein 4, translated as MAETVQEKSTGLKFAEEQLLRHGWEKGKGLGRAENGISEAIKVKVKCDKGGMGHKQGEQFSFHWWDHVFNKASSGLVVESGQNGVMVKKSDDSSDGLISNKKPRKAQQAKSMLYGCFVKSATLLSGEEQPEKISDAEDDSSSSSEDEDQKLDLSTTTKLSDADLLKACGGRTAHKGARHGLTMSAKLARLEQQEQEFINKYGKKKHTAETSTNNTEHLNTERHSEGKEKTKRKKSKKKEEVLEEDNSHDTVEDDKSKKSKVSDAASVSDDMTENTKQKKKKRKHKEKAPQDCPNHCSEDVNEEAEPKSEESERFLPINESMEKKKKKKKRSKVAPETADEASEDHIEAHGELPLEGSTEHQLASELPSKRKKKKRNFEQLEASENSVDVTEDTNNEALIMDTQENSRRKNKKKKRGKNKELENVEDVMEAVPKKKSKE; from the exons ATGGCAGAAACGGTCCAAGAAAAGAGTACAGGACTAAAGTTCGCTGAGGAGCAGCTTCTACGACACGGATGGGAAAAGG gtaaAGGTCTGGGCAGAGCAGAGAATGGCATTTCAGAGGCGATTAAAGTCAAAGTTAAATGTGATAAAGGAGGG ATGGGCCATAAGCAAGGAGAGCAGTTTAGTTTCCACTGGTGGGACCATGTTTTTAACAAAGCCTCGTCTGGTCTGGTAGTGGAATCGGGGCAG AATGGTGTGATGGTGAAGAAATCAGATGACAGCAGTGATGGACTGATCTCCAACAAGAAGCCACGCAAAGCTCAGCAAGCCAAGTCCATGCTCTATGGATGTTTTGTCAAG TCTGCTACGCTACTGTCAGGAGAAGAACAGCCAGAGAAAATCAGTGATGCAGAAGACGACAGCAGCAGCTCTTCTGAAGACGAGGACCAGAAACTCGACCTGTCTACCACTACTAA GCTGTCTGATGCAGATCTGCTGAAAGCTTGTGGAGGACGAACAGCACACAA AGGAGCCAGACATGGACTCACTATGAGTGCCAAACTGGCCCGACTAGAGCAGCAGGAGCAGGAGTTCATCAACAAATATGGGAAGAAAAAGCACACTGCTGAAACATCCACTAACAACACCGAGCATCTAAACACTGAGAGACATTCAGAGGGTAAAGAGAAAACCAAACGCAAGAAGTCAAAAAAGAAGGAAGAAGTTTTAGAGGAGGACAACAGCCATGATACAGTTGAAGATGACAAATCCAAAAAGAGCAAAGTATCAGATGCTGCTTCTGTGAGTGATGATATGACAGAAAATACTaagcagaagaagaaaaagagaaagcACAAAGAAAAAGCGCCTCAGGATTGTCCAAATCACTGCAGTGAAGATGTGAATGAAGAGGCTGAACCCAAATCAGAGGAAAGCGAGAGATTTCTGCCGATAAATGAAAGCatggagaagaagaaaaagaagaagaaacggTCTAAAGTGGCTCCTGAGACAGCAGACGAGGCCAGTGAGGATCACATAGAAGCACATGGTGAGCTACCACTGGAGGGCAGTACTGAGCATCAACTCGCCTCTGAATTACCCTCaaaaaggaaaaagaagaaaaggaatTTTGAGCAACTTGAAGCATCTGAGAACTCGGTGGATGTGACAGAGGACACTAATAATGAAGCATTGATCATGGACACACAAGAGAACAGCAGGAGGAAGAACAAGAAAAAGAAACGAGGAAAAAACAAGGAGCTGGAGAATGTTGAAGATGTGATGGAGGCAGTGCCAAAGAAAAAGAGTAAAGAATGA